The Odocoileus virginianus isolate 20LAN1187 ecotype Illinois chromosome 3, Ovbor_1.2, whole genome shotgun sequence genome includes a window with the following:
- the CNOT8 gene encoding CCR4-NOT transcription complex subunit 8 isoform X2, translating to MYSQDSIDLLANSGLQFQKHEEEGIDTLHFAELLMTSGVVLCDNVKWLSFHSGYDFGYMVKLLTDSRLPEEEHEFFHILNLFFPSIYDVKYLMKSCKNLKGGLQEVADQLDLQRIGRQHQAGSDSLLTGMAFFRMKELFFEDSIDDAKYCGRLYGLGTGVAQKQNEDVDSAQEKMSILAIINNMQQ from the exons ATGTACTCCCAGGATTCCATAGATCTCCTCGCTAACTCAGGACTGCAGTTTCAGAAGCATGAAGAGGAAGGGATCGACACACTGCACTTTGCAGAGCTGCTTATGACATCAGGGGTGGTTCTCTGTGACAACGTCAAATGGCTTTCATTTCACAG TGGCTATGATTTCGGCTACATGGTGAAGTTGCTTACAGATTCTCGTTTGCCAGAAGAAGAACATGAATTCTTTCATATTCTGAATCTTTTCTTCCCATCCATTTATGATGTGAAATACCTCATGAAGAGTTGTAAAAATCTTAAG GGAGGTCTTCAGGAAGTTGCTGATCAGTTGGATTTGCAGAGAATTGGAAGGCAGCACCAGGCAGGCTCAGACTCACTGCTGACGGGAATGGCATTCTTCAGGATGAAAGAG TTGTTTTTTGAGGACAGTATTGATGATGCCAAGTACTGTGGGCGGCTCTATGGCCTAGGCACAGGAGTGGCCCAGAAGCAGAATGAGGATGTGGACTCTgcccaggagaagatgagcatcCTGGCGATCATCAACAACATGCAGCAGTGA
- the CNOT8 gene encoding CCR4-NOT transcription complex subunit 8 isoform X1: MPAALVENSQVICEVWASNLEEEMRKIREIVLSYSYIAMDTEFPGVVVRPIGEFRSSIDYQYQLLRCNVDLLKIIQLGLTFTNEKGEYPSGINTWQFNFKFNLTEDMYSQDSIDLLANSGLQFQKHEEEGIDTLHFAELLMTSGVVLCDNVKWLSFHSGYDFGYMVKLLTDSRLPEEEHEFFHILNLFFPSIYDVKYLMKSCKNLKGGLQEVADQLDLQRIGRQHQAGSDSLLTGMAFFRMKELFFEDSIDDAKYCGRLYGLGTGVAQKQNEDVDSAQEKMSILAIINNMQQ, from the exons ATGCCTGCGGCACTTGTGGAGAACAGCCAGGTCATCTGTGAAGTCTGGGCCAGCAATCTGGAAGAAGAGATGAGGAAGATCCGAGAAATTGTGCTCAGTTACAGTTATATTGCCATG gacaCAGAATTTCCAGGTGTTGTGGTGCGACCCATTGGTGAATTTCGTAGTTCCATAGATTACCAGTATCAGCTTTTACGGTGCAAtgttgaccttttaaaaattatccagcTGGGCCTTACATTCACCAATGAGAAGGGAGAATATCCTTCTGGAATCAACACCTGGCAGTTCAACTTCAAATTCAACCTTAC AGAGGACATGTACTCCCAGGATTCCATAGATCTCCTCGCTAACTCAGGACTGCAGTTTCAGAAGCATGAAGAGGAAGGGATCGACACACTGCACTTTGCAGAGCTGCTTATGACATCAGGGGTGGTTCTCTGTGACAACGTCAAATGGCTTTCATTTCACAG TGGCTATGATTTCGGCTACATGGTGAAGTTGCTTACAGATTCTCGTTTGCCAGAAGAAGAACATGAATTCTTTCATATTCTGAATCTTTTCTTCCCATCCATTTATGATGTGAAATACCTCATGAAGAGTTGTAAAAATCTTAAG GGAGGTCTTCAGGAAGTTGCTGATCAGTTGGATTTGCAGAGAATTGGAAGGCAGCACCAGGCAGGCTCAGACTCACTGCTGACGGGAATGGCATTCTTCAGGATGAAAGAG TTGTTTTTTGAGGACAGTATTGATGATGCCAAGTACTGTGGGCGGCTCTATGGCCTAGGCACAGGAGTGGCCCAGAAGCAGAATGAGGATGTGGACTCTgcccaggagaagatgagcatcCTGGCGATCATCAACAACATGCAGCAGTGA